The following proteins come from a genomic window of Heyndrickxia acidicola:
- a CDS encoding sigma 54-interacting transcriptional regulator gives MNEVYIIKKLLDPEVFDMVRRISGYPTTILIEGEVGAGKELMAKTIHHYSNRSHMPFVKINCSSLAGHLSETELFDTGSPSVPIGKKQGFFDTVNEGSLFLDEVGELNPRLQAKLESFLQDREHDRGGGSWSKKLNIRILASSTVPLIQLVKEKKFRVDLYYRLNVAFVEVPPLRNRQQEIPLLLEYYLKYFCKEYNIEKWFKSETLEILKNYSFPGNILELRNLVEKLCVTINSEYILPAHLPAYFHSETIPLESLEAQIGQLEIRLIRQALEIEGSIRKAAARLQISHATLLRKMQKWDIKK, from the coding sequence ATGAATGAAGTGTATATTATAAAAAAACTGTTGGACCCGGAAGTGTTTGACATGGTAAGACGGATTTCCGGTTATCCAACAACCATCTTAATAGAAGGGGAGGTAGGTGCTGGAAAGGAATTGATGGCGAAAACGATCCATCATTACAGCAACAGGTCTCATATGCCATTTGTCAAAATCAACTGCAGTTCTCTCGCAGGCCATTTATCTGAGACAGAGTTGTTTGACACGGGCAGCCCTTCTGTTCCTATCGGTAAAAAACAGGGTTTTTTTGATACAGTAAATGAGGGATCACTCTTCTTAGATGAAGTTGGTGAATTAAATCCAAGGCTGCAGGCGAAGCTGGAGAGTTTTTTACAGGACCGGGAACATGATCGTGGAGGCGGAAGCTGGTCGAAAAAATTAAACATCCGAATTCTTGCCAGTTCAACTGTCCCGCTTATCCAGCTTGTAAAGGAAAAGAAATTTCGGGTAGACTTATATTACCGCCTGAATGTGGCTTTTGTGGAAGTGCCTCCATTGCGGAATCGCCAGCAGGAAATTCCGCTGCTTCTCGAATACTATCTTAAATATTTTTGCAAGGAATATAATATAGAAAAATGGTTCAAAAGTGAGACGTTGGAAATCTTAAAAAATTATTCCTTTCCCGGCAACATTCTGGAGCTAAGAAATCTGGTTGAAAAGCTTTGCGTTACGATTAATTCCGAATATATTTTACCAGCTCATCTCCCAGCTTATTTTCATTCTGAAACGATTCCACTAGAGTCATTGGAAGCCCAGATAGGCCAATTAGAAATCAGGCTAATCAGACAAGCGCTTGAAATAGAGGGGAGCATTCGCAAAGCCGCTGCTCGTTTGCAAATAAGCCATGCTACCTTATTGAGGAAAATGCAGAAGTGGGATATTAAAAAGTAA